A single window of Oerskovia paurometabola DNA harbors:
- a CDS encoding TIGR03364 family FAD-dependent oxidoreductase: protein MSSTAPRRPAPSGRTHALPAGHPGTRSPSTGNDLPARVDLVVVGAGIVGLAHAVEAVGRGLSVLVVERDDRAVGASVRNFGHGCFTAQDGTALTYAFAARERWIQLAKEADFWLRESGTVVVARADDERQVLEDFAHGRDGHVRLLDRDQVLDRVPGDPAEVVGGAFLSQDIRVDPREAVPAIARWYAEQRGAHLAWSTTVQGFEAGSGVTLVRTSRGDVVATKVILAVGHDVDRFFPDTAAAAGIQRCTLQMLRVDAPAGADGGPREIGPAIFTGTSLLRYDGFRHSPATAAVRERLRVQHPALIDAAVNLMITQRPDGTLTLGDTHAYATTPGPFHPEALDELLLTEAARLLGSGPLTVRERWQGVYASAPAPFLDVTPMPGVRAVSVTSGIGMTTALGLAPRVLDGFL from the coding sequence GTGAGCAGCACAGCACCTCGACGCCCCGCCCCGTCCGGCCGCACCCACGCCCTCCCCGCCGGCCACCCCGGCACGCGCAGCCCGTCCACCGGGAACGACCTCCCCGCCCGCGTCGACCTCGTGGTCGTCGGCGCCGGGATCGTCGGCCTCGCGCACGCCGTCGAGGCCGTCGGCCGCGGCCTGTCCGTCCTCGTGGTCGAGCGCGACGACCGCGCCGTCGGCGCCTCGGTCCGCAACTTCGGGCACGGCTGCTTCACCGCGCAGGACGGCACGGCCCTCACGTACGCCTTCGCGGCCCGCGAGCGCTGGATCCAGCTCGCCAAGGAGGCCGACTTCTGGCTGCGCGAGTCCGGGACCGTCGTCGTGGCCCGCGCGGACGACGAGCGGCAGGTCCTCGAGGACTTCGCCCACGGCCGCGACGGCCACGTCCGGCTGCTCGACCGCGACCAGGTCCTCGACCGCGTCCCGGGCGACCCCGCCGAGGTCGTCGGCGGCGCGTTCCTGTCCCAGGACATCCGCGTCGACCCCCGCGAGGCGGTCCCCGCGATCGCCCGCTGGTACGCCGAGCAGCGCGGCGCGCACCTCGCCTGGTCCACGACCGTCCAGGGCTTCGAGGCCGGCAGCGGCGTGACCCTCGTGCGCACCTCCCGGGGCGACGTCGTCGCGACCAAGGTGATCCTCGCCGTCGGGCACGACGTGGACCGGTTCTTCCCCGACACCGCCGCCGCCGCGGGCATCCAGCGGTGCACGCTGCAGATGCTGCGCGTCGACGCCCCCGCGGGCGCAGACGGCGGCCCCCGGGAGATCGGCCCCGCGATCTTCACCGGCACCTCGCTGCTGCGCTACGACGGCTTCCGCCACTCCCCCGCGACCGCCGCCGTCCGCGAGCGCCTGAGGGTCCAGCACCCCGCCCTGATCGACGCCGCGGTGAACCTCATGATCACCCAGCGCCCCGACGGGACGCTCACGCTCGGCGACACGCACGCCTACGCGACCACTCCCGGGCCGTTCCACCCCGAGGCCCTCGACGAGCTCCTGCTCACCGAGGCCGCGCGGCTCCTCGGCAGCGGTCCCCTCACGGTCCGCGAGCGCTGGCAGGGCGTCTACGCCTCCGCGCCCGCGCCGTTCCTCGACGTCACGCCCATGCCAGGCGTGCGCGCGGTGTCGGTCACGTCCGGCATCGGCATGACCACCGCGCTCGGGCTCGCCCCGCGCGTGCTCGACGGCTTCCTCTGA